A region from the Halomarina litorea genome encodes:
- a CDS encoding DUF7537 family lipoprotein, with product MNVVVNSRSRRALAALLCAVLVVTAGCLGGLTGSERDGTTTTDAPGTPVGTTDAPGGADETATADGRPYPATLPDGEAILARHTGLVEERGSVTVRSTFEFRSASVDVTQNTTIRSDLDAETYNRSIEHIDGLTAVTYGSFGEGAVEMSVLSTGKRRYHEARAVERRKALAGVEAGAFDKYDFEYAGTVEAEGTTLHHYTVTSLDQVVVREIGTVTGEVSPENISAFTRDAYFTEAGRLVRYEAHMVYDYGGERTVSQTLRVTDVGETSVEEPAWYDEAKRSIENRPRPDDVVTRTDSDRGATLSVTGERHAVGGQYTDVEVREPWFCCLYNEGTNASRASEIVGLDLPETYGESSLTVEYDESRVPDGDESGLVLVRFDREAQTFVRVEATHDAEANTFTLDSPAKADYAVFHWETWVAQFD from the coding sequence ATGAATGTAGTTGTAAACAGCCGGTCGCGCCGCGCGCTGGCGGCGCTCCTCTGTGCGGTTCTGGTCGTCACGGCGGGGTGTCTGGGCGGCCTGACGGGGTCGGAGCGCGACGGGACGACGACCACTGACGCGCCGGGAACACCGGTCGGGACGACGGACGCGCCCGGCGGGGCGGACGAAACGGCGACGGCCGACGGCAGGCCGTACCCGGCGACGCTCCCCGACGGCGAGGCCATCCTCGCCAGACACACCGGACTGGTCGAGGAGCGGGGGTCCGTCACCGTCCGGTCCACGTTCGAGTTCCGGAGCGCCAGCGTGGACGTCACGCAGAACACGACCATCCGCTCGGACCTCGACGCCGAGACTTACAACCGCTCGATCGAACACATCGACGGCCTCACGGCGGTCACCTACGGGTCGTTCGGCGAGGGGGCGGTCGAGATGAGCGTCCTCTCGACGGGCAAGCGGCGCTACCACGAGGCACGGGCCGTCGAACGACGGAAGGCCCTCGCGGGCGTCGAGGCCGGCGCGTTCGACAAGTACGACTTCGAGTATGCGGGCACCGTCGAGGCGGAGGGAACGACGCTCCACCACTACACGGTCACGTCGCTCGACCAGGTCGTCGTCCGCGAGATTGGCACCGTCACGGGCGAGGTGTCCCCGGAGAACATCTCGGCGTTCACCCGCGACGCCTACTTCACCGAGGCGGGCCGTCTGGTCCGCTACGAGGCCCACATGGTCTACGACTACGGCGGGGAGCGGACCGTCTCGCAGACGCTCCGCGTCACCGACGTGGGCGAGACGAGCGTCGAGGAACCCGCCTGGTACGACGAGGCGAAGCGGTCCATCGAGAACCGCCCCCGACCGGACGACGTCGTCACGCGCACCGACAGCGACCGGGGGGCGACGCTCAGCGTCACGGGCGAACGCCACGCGGTCGGCGGGCAGTACACCGACGTCGAGGTCCGGGAGCCGTGGTTCTGCTGTCTCTACAACGAGGGGACGAACGCCTCGCGCGCCTCGGAAATCGTCGGCCTCGACCTGCCCGAGACGTACGGCGAGTCGTCCTTGACCGTCGAGTACGACGAGTCGCGGGTCCCCGACGGCGACGAGTCGGGCCTCGTGCTGGTCCGGTTCGACCGGGAGGCACAGACGTTCGTGCGCGTGGAGGCGACTCACGACGCCGAGGCGAACACGTTCACGCTCGACAGCCCCGCGAAGGCCGACTACGCCGTCTTCCACTGGGAGACGTGGGTCGCGCAGTTCGACTGA
- a CDS encoding SIR2 family NAD-dependent protein deacylase yields the protein MTVDESALRGLASSVRDADRVVAMTGAGVSTASGIPDFRGPDGLWTRYDTGDFHVSRFRSDPAGFWRDRLELAAELYDGDVEPNAAHEALAELAGAGHLTGLVTQNVDGLHAAAGHEDVVELHGNGRRVVCTDCGRRFDAPPVRERVRAGEVPPTCEECEGVLKPDVVLFGEQLPEGARLRAHSLAQRCDVFLAVGSSLTVEPAAGFPREAATRGATLAVVNLEKTPVSGRADYDLRVDVTEALPRLAELVTE from the coding sequence ATGACTGTGGACGAGTCGGCGCTCCGGGGACTGGCGTCGTCGGTACGGGACGCCGACCGGGTCGTGGCGATGACTGGCGCGGGCGTCTCGACGGCGTCCGGCATCCCGGACTTCCGTGGGCCGGACGGCCTCTGGACGCGCTACGACACGGGGGACTTCCACGTCTCGCGCTTCCGGTCGGACCCGGCGGGGTTCTGGCGAGACCGTCTCGAACTCGCCGCCGAACTGTACGACGGGGACGTGGAACCGAACGCCGCCCACGAGGCACTCGCGGAGTTGGCCGGGGCGGGCCACCTCACCGGTCTCGTCACGCAGAACGTCGACGGCCTCCACGCGGCGGCGGGCCATGAGGACGTGGTCGAACTCCACGGGAACGGACGGCGGGTGGTCTGTACCGACTGCGGACGGCGGTTCGACGCGCCGCCGGTCCGCGAACGCGTGCGGGCGGGCGAGGTGCCGCCCACCTGCGAGGAGTGCGAGGGCGTGTTGAAACCGGACGTGGTGCTGTTCGGCGAGCAGTTGCCCGAGGGCGCCCGCCTCCGGGCGCACTCGCTCGCCCAGCGCTGTGACGTGTTCCTCGCCGTCGGGTCGTCGCTGACGGTCGAACCCGCGGCGGGGTTTCCGCGCGAGGCGGCCACGCGCGGGGCGACACTCGCCGTGGTCAACTTAGAGAAGACGCCCGTATCGGGGCGGGCGGACTACGACCTCCGGGTGGACGTGACCGAGGCCCTCCCGCGACTGGCCGAACTGGTGACCGAGTAG
- a CDS encoding cupin domain-containing protein, with protein MGYEVVHTDDVALTDLSQVEEIPPDLDIRAVDEALGTEQMKVKVWYFDPGEEIQYHAHSEQEELYYIMEGEFSLKLGKSGEEEFVEAGPGTFYVAGPETGHGHRYVGEDRGVVLALGAPAVDDPGLDPHSLDD; from the coding sequence ATGGGATACGAAGTGGTACACACCGACGACGTGGCGCTGACCGACCTCTCGCAGGTCGAGGAGATTCCCCCGGACCTCGACATCCGGGCCGTGGACGAGGCGCTCGGCACCGAACAGATGAAGGTGAAGGTCTGGTACTTCGACCCCGGCGAGGAGATTCAGTACCACGCCCACAGCGAACAGGAGGAACTCTACTACATCATGGAGGGGGAGTTCTCCCTGAAACTCGGGAAGTCGGGCGAGGAGGAGTTCGTCGAGGCCGGGCCGGGGACGTTCTACGTCGCCGGCCCGGAGACGGGTCACGGCCACCGGTACGTCGGTGAGGACCGGGGCGTCGTCCTCGCTCTCGGCGCGCCGGCCGTCGACGACCCGGGACTCGACCCGCACAGCCTCGACGACTGA
- a CDS encoding DUF502 domain-containing protein has product MPADAVRKGFVTGLVLVAPLAITVWVALFVYGLLLGLVQPFVSFAIRDNPLFQVLAVVCLFVLVTVLGLVVRRGIGWGAFTQFDEGMERIPVLRAVYSSARQASNAIVGREGQFERTVIVEWPREGAYTLGFVTNDTPDRVSRELADRVDSERCYNVFVPMSPNPMGGFLAVFPESDIVATELTVKEGLQMVITTGMTGEERVNLEELTGNGGSVAAGT; this is encoded by the coding sequence ATGCCCGCCGACGCGGTTCGAAAGGGGTTCGTCACGGGACTGGTCCTGGTCGCGCCGCTCGCTATCACCGTCTGGGTCGCCCTGTTCGTCTACGGCCTCCTCCTCGGCCTCGTCCAGCCGTTCGTGAGCTTCGCCATCCGGGACAACCCGCTGTTTCAGGTGCTCGCCGTCGTCTGTCTGTTCGTCCTCGTCACCGTCCTCGGCCTCGTGGTCCGCAGGGGCATCGGCTGGGGGGCGTTCACGCAGTTCGACGAGGGCATGGAGCGCATCCCCGTCCTCCGGGCGGTGTACTCGAGCGCCCGGCAGGCCTCGAACGCCATCGTCGGCCGCGAGGGGCAGTTCGAGCGCACCGTCATCGTCGAGTGGCCCCGCGAGGGGGCGTACACGCTCGGGTTCGTCACCAACGACACGCCCGACCGGGTGAGCCGGGAACTCGCCGACCGGGTGGACAGCGAGCGCTGTTACAACGTGTTCGTCCCGATGAGTCCCAATCCGATGGGCGGCTTCCTCGCGGTGTTCCCCGAGTCCGACATCGTGGCGACGGAACTCACCGTCAAGGAGGGCCTCCAGATGGTCATCACGACGGGGATGACCGGCGAGGAGCGCGTGAATCTCGAGGAACTCACCGGGAACGGCGGGTCAGTGGCCGCCGGGACCTGA
- a CDS encoding glutaredoxin family protein — translation MTLTLYRLEGCPFCELVVDKLEEHDLDFESVWVEGLHSKRDEVKRVSGQRGVPVLVDDSRGLTMAESERINEYIETSYAN, via the coding sequence ATGACGCTGACGCTCTACCGACTCGAGGGCTGTCCGTTCTGTGAACTCGTCGTCGACAAACTGGAGGAACACGACCTCGACTTCGAGAGCGTCTGGGTGGAGGGCCTCCACTCCAAGCGCGACGAGGTCAAGCGCGTCTCCGGCCAGCGCGGCGTCCCCGTCCTCGTCGACGACTCGCGGGGCCTGACGATGGCGGAGTCCGAACGCATCAACGAGTACATCGAGACGTCCTACGCGAACTGA
- a CDS encoding DUF7563 family protein, with amino-acid sequence MPTCQNCESFVTEAYVRVFAPDGMNSVRVCPQCEDKLRDGAEIREARSSRGN; translated from the coding sequence ATGCCTACGTGCCAAAACTGCGAGTCGTTCGTCACCGAGGCGTACGTCCGAGTGTTCGCGCCGGACGGGATGAACTCCGTCCGTGTCTGCCCGCAGTGCGAGGACAAACTCCGTGACGGCGCGGAGATACGCGAGGCGCGTTCCTCGCGCGGGAACTAG
- a CDS encoding SDR family NAD(P)-dependent oxidoreductase, producing the protein MVHENVLDQFDLAGSVALVTGAGSGIGRAYTTGLSQAGAAVACLDVDGDRAESTAASLDGPALAVEADVTDEDEVDAAVDHTVEELGGLDAVFPNAGIGGAREPFYDLSLADWRAVLDVNLTGVFLTARAAARAMMDAGTAGRIVSTASIYGFVGSYTGTAPAYAASKGGVTNLTREMAVALLPHGIRVNAIAPGFVSTDLADDAIGTLSETAVAERDEALGRRTLSDRPADPAALMGTAVFLASPAASYLTGQTIPVDGGWLAR; encoded by the coding sequence ATGGTACATGAGAACGTACTCGACCAGTTCGACCTCGCGGGGTCCGTTGCGCTCGTGACCGGGGCCGGGAGCGGTATCGGTCGCGCGTACACCACGGGCCTGTCACAGGCCGGGGCCGCCGTCGCGTGTCTCGACGTCGACGGCGACCGGGCCGAGTCGACGGCCGCCTCGCTCGACGGCCCCGCCCTCGCCGTCGAGGCGGACGTGACCGACGAGGACGAGGTCGACGCGGCGGTCGACCACACCGTCGAGGAACTGGGCGGTCTGGACGCCGTCTTCCCGAACGCGGGTATCGGCGGTGCCCGGGAGCCGTTCTACGACCTGTCGCTCGCAGACTGGCGTGCGGTCCTCGACGTGAACCTCACCGGCGTCTTCCTCACGGCGCGTGCCGCCGCCCGGGCGATGATGGACGCGGGCACGGCGGGCCGAATCGTCAGCACCGCGTCCATCTACGGGTTCGTCGGGAGCTACACCGGGACCGCACCGGCGTACGCCGCCTCGAAGGGCGGCGTGACGAACCTGACACGCGAGATGGCCGTCGCACTCCTCCCGCACGGCATCCGCGTCAACGCCATCGCGCCGGGGTTCGTCAGCACCGACCTTGCCGACGATGCCATTGGGACGCTCTCGGAGACGGCCGTCGCGGAACGCGACGAGGCGCTGGGCCGTCGGACGCTCTCCGACCGCCCCGCCGACCCGGCGGCCCTGATGGGGACCGCGGTGTTCCTCGCCTCGCCCGCCGCGTCGTACCTGACCGGCCAGACGATTCCAGTCGACGGCGGCTGGCTGGCGCGCTGA
- a CDS encoding peroxiredoxin family protein, with product MPPQEGDDAPDFETLLCTGETFRSTRFADVASEGAVLVFSAFAFSAIAENWWKRYERAGWADFDVPVVGVSRDGPYAQNAFLRELESPFRLFADTDGTAADAYGLRRERDGMANVTTPQRATFVVDGEMRVAYRWVADDWISPAPRDEVEAAVANL from the coding sequence ATGCCACCGCAGGAGGGTGACGACGCGCCCGATTTCGAGACGCTGTTGTGTACCGGCGAGACGTTCCGTTCGACGCGCTTCGCCGACGTGGCGAGCGAGGGAGCCGTCCTCGTCTTCTCCGCGTTCGCCTTCTCCGCCATCGCCGAGAACTGGTGGAAACGCTACGAGCGCGCCGGGTGGGCCGACTTCGACGTGCCCGTCGTCGGCGTGAGCCGCGACGGCCCCTACGCGCAGAACGCCTTCCTCCGCGAACTGGAGAGTCCGTTTCGTCTGTTCGCGGACACGGACGGCACCGCCGCCGACGCCTACGGCCTCCGCCGGGAGCGCGACGGGATGGCGAACGTCACGACGCCACAGCGCGCCACGTTCGTCGTCGACGGGGAGATGCGCGTCGCCTACCGGTGGGTCGCCGACGACTGGATCTCGCCGGCACCCCGAGACGAGGTGGAGGCGGCCGTCGCGAACCTCTGA